From a single Lolium rigidum isolate FL_2022 chromosome 7, APGP_CSIRO_Lrig_0.1, whole genome shotgun sequence genomic region:
- the LOC124669185 gene encoding fatty-acid-binding protein 1-like, whose translation MVSLRFPTATFAHLPPPPPPHRTAIAAAIAAAAAAAAAAASFSLTAKSAGRPLPHPAHSAPLWASLSLADGATPGNVEPRTGAAFPAEAAGGRRLLGVGLRKTTILGLKSIDVYAFGVYADDSDLKQLRDKYQKLPVSELKESAELISDALERDIRMTVRLQIVYGRLSIGSVRSAFEKSVGSRLQKFGGPDTKELLQSFVSLFKDEYKLSKGSVIELSRESNHVLKISIGGEEVGSIQNKLLCQSIFDLYIGDDPFDRSAKDNIQGSLASIIKA comes from the exons ATGGTCTCCCTCCGATTCCCCACAGCCACCTTCGCCCACCtgccccctccgccgccaccccacCGCACCGCCATCGCGGCCGcaattgccgccgccgccgcggcagcggcagccgcagCCAGCTTCTCCCTCACCGCCAAATCTGCCGGAAGGCCACTCCCGCACCCGGCGCACTCCGCACCCCTCTGGGCCTCCCTCTCCCTAGCCGACGGCGCCACCCCCGGCAACGTCGAGCCCCGCACCGGCGCCGCATTCCCCGCCGAGGCCGCCGGCGGGCGCCGCCTCCTCGGCGTCGGCCTCCGCAAGACCACCATCCTCGGCCTCAAGTCCATCGACGTCTACGCCTTCG GCGTGTACGCGGACGACAGCGATCTGAAGCAGCTGAGGGACAAGTACCAGAAGCTCCCCGTCTCCGAACTGAAGGAAAGCGCTGAGCTGATCAGCGACGCGCTAGAGCGCGACATACGCATGACGGTTAGGCTTCAGATCGTTTACGGGAGGCTCAGCATTGGCTCGGTCCGGAGCGCTTTCGAGAAGAGCGTGGGAAGCAGGCTTCAGAAGTTTGGAGGGCCAGACACCAAGGAGTTGCTTCAGAG TTTTGTTTCACTTTTCAAGGatgaatacaaattatcaaagggATCTGTAATTGAGCTTTCGAGGGAATCAAACCATGTGCTTAAAATAAGTA TTGGAGGAGAAGAAGTGGGAAGTATCCAGAACAAGCTCTTGTGCCAGTCAATCTTTGATCTGTACATTGGAGATGACCCATTCGACCGAAGTGCGAAAGATAACATCCAAGGAAGTTTGGCTAGCATAATTAAAGCCTAA